One Magnetococcales bacterium DNA segment encodes these proteins:
- a CDS encoding RNA-binding protein, with protein MDKVFVGNLPFEATEVELHHFFSTGLVVGVVKVVRDRETGRSRGFAFVEVEDPEKMIILFNGRQLDGRVLKVDRARERPDRTQGPNRGVGARLFRRARVHASIDGDP; from the coding sequence GTGGACAAGGTTTTCGTTGGCAATCTGCCGTTCGAGGCTACCGAGGTGGAATTGCACCATTTTTTTTCCACCGGCCTGGTCGTCGGCGTCGTCAAGGTTGTGCGTGACCGGGAAACGGGTCGGTCGCGTGGATTCGCCTTCGTGGAGGTCGAAGACCCTGAAAAGATGATCATACTGTTCAACGGTCGCCAACTCGATGGCCGTGTACTCAAGGTGGACCGCGCCCGGGAGCGTCCCGACCGGACCCAGGGGCCCAACCGAGGCGTCGGCGCCCGCCTTTTCCGCCGGGCCCGCGTGCATGCCTCCATCGATGGCGATCCATGA
- a CDS encoding LysR family transcriptional regulator, with product MKNNLQKVDLNLLVAFDVLMTERSVTQAGRVLGITQAAMSNTLKRLRQTFNDPLFIKLGHSMAPTALALKLSEPITKALDHAQSILKREHFDPGSANRLFRIAISECISAPLLPILLQTLRRVAPGVHLEILEPGGREQTRILDRGEADLLITWFQWVTAGKVHLHRLFDLDFVCIARPGNPHAPEHLSLDGFLAAEHVQYLPPDLTTTPVDEALKQLGHSRKIVCNLNSASILPHLIASTDFLSVLPDHHARFLASGMNLTVHPLPFKVMPLRIAMAWHSRTDESLPDRWMRQTIIDLFDSSQAGPG from the coding sequence ATGAAAAATAATTTGCAAAAAGTCGATCTCAATCTGCTGGTGGCCTTCGACGTCCTCATGACCGAACGCAGCGTCACCCAGGCAGGTCGGGTTCTGGGGATCACTCAAGCGGCCATGAGCAACACGCTCAAACGGTTGCGGCAGACTTTCAACGATCCTCTGTTCATCAAACTCGGCCATTCCATGGCCCCGACCGCTTTGGCGCTCAAGCTGTCCGAACCCATCACCAAAGCCCTCGACCATGCCCAATCGATTCTGAAGAGGGAACATTTCGATCCCGGCTCGGCCAATCGCCTTTTTCGAATCGCGATTTCGGAATGTATTTCCGCGCCGCTGCTGCCCATCCTTCTCCAGACGCTGCGCCGGGTCGCCCCCGGCGTCCACCTGGAGATTCTCGAACCGGGTGGCCGGGAACAAACGCGCATTCTCGACCGTGGCGAGGCAGACCTGTTGATCACCTGGTTTCAATGGGTCACCGCGGGCAAAGTACATCTTCATCGACTGTTCGATCTTGATTTTGTCTGCATCGCCCGTCCCGGAAACCCCCACGCCCCGGAACATCTGTCGCTGGATGGTTTTCTCGCCGCGGAACACGTTCAATATCTTCCCCCGGATCTGACCACCACGCCGGTAGACGAGGCATTGAAACAACTGGGGCATTCCAGAAAGATTGTCTGCAACCTGAACAGCGCCAGCATCCTGCCACATCTGATCGCCAGCACCGATTTTCTTTCGGTCCTCCCCGACCACCACGCCCGTTTCCTCGCCTCCGGAATGAACCTGACGGTCCACCCCCTTCCTTTCAAGGTCATGCCTCTGCGCATCGCCATGGCCTGGCATTCCCGGACCGATGAAAGCCTGCCGGATCGCTGGATGCGCCAAACCATCATCGATCTGTTCGATTCGTCGCAGGCCGGGCCGGGCTGA